In a genomic window of uncultured Flavobacterium sp.:
- a CDS encoding PA2169 family four-helix-bundle protein — protein MIHTEETTTETVNTLEGLISILEDGKLGYTNAAEHVNDLSIKAEFLDYARERALFIVELQDQINKLGKSTDTSGGGALGALHRTWIDIKSSFTGGDTQAIVNACITGEEAAIEKYKMALDKNELEGTQIAIISKQLNNIQSTLDKIKTKRLS, from the coding sequence ATGATACATACAGAAGAAACTACCACAGAAACAGTTAATACACTAGAAGGATTAATTTCTATTTTAGAAGATGGAAAACTAGGATATACAAATGCCGCTGAGCATGTAAACGATTTGTCAATTAAAGCTGAATTCTTAGACTACGCTCGGGAACGTGCTTTATTTATAGTTGAATTGCAAGACCAAATCAACAAACTAGGAAAATCAACCGATACTTCCGGCGGAGGCGCATTAGGCGCTTTACATCGTACCTGGATCGACATTAAATCATCATTTACTGGCGGAGATACCCAAGCGATTGTAAATGCATGTATCACCGGAGAAGAAGCAGCCATTGAAAAATACAAAATGGCTTTGGATAAAAACGAACTTGAAGGCACTCAAATTGCTATTATTTCGAAACAATTAAATAATATCCAAAGCACATTGGATAAAATTAAAACGAAAAGATTGTCATAA